A window of the Deltaproteobacteria bacterium genome harbors these coding sequences:
- a CDS encoding VOC family protein — MESHKSPALQLETVDQISVAVKDIDKVIEAWSAMFGIGPWTFTEIGGTDAKGRTWKARMAFAYLGPVQIELVQPTEGRIFQSRFLDTFGDGLHHLGFYVDDVDKEASKLVADGAKLLITDPGRFAYLDCGGPGGVIFELMKRPDPQESQG; from the coding sequence ATGGAAAGTCATAAGAGTCCAGCGCTTCAGTTGGAAACAGTTGATCAAATCAGTGTGGCGGTAAAGGACATTGATAAAGTCATTGAGGCCTGGTCAGCGATGTTCGGCATCGGTCCCTGGACGTTTACTGAAATTGGCGGCACCGACGCCAAAGGCCGGACCTGGAAAGCCAGGATGGCCTTCGCCTATCTGGGTCCGGTCCAGATCGAGCTGGTACAGCCCACGGAAGGCCGCATCTTCCAGTCCCGCTTCCTGGATACATTCGGGGATGGCTTGCATCACCTCGGTTTTTACGTGGACGATGTGGACAAGGAGGCCTCAAAACTTGTGGCAGACGGCGCCAAGCTCCTGATCACTGATCCAGGTCGGTTTGCCTACCTGGACTGCGGGGGACCTGGCGGCGTTATTTTTGAACTCATGAAAAGGCCCGACCCGCAGGAGTCTCAGGGTTAA
- a CDS encoding CPBP family intramembrane metalloprotease, which translates to MSILPQTQLGTWPKIENPVLDKIDLSLGLILVGLVEEIIFRGLCVRLLRKYFSSVWVVFFLSSLIFGLIHWSLGLHAIITTALWGILPLMVMWKTGSVIPSIVAHIVTNVISFSGVTPEHWFHFLP; encoded by the coding sequence ATGAGCATCCTGCCTCAGACGCAATTAGGCACGTGGCCAAAAATTGAAAATCCAGTACTTGATAAGATTGATCTTTCCCTGGGCCTCATATTGGTCGGTCTTGTTGAAGAGATAATTTTCAGAGGTCTCTGCGTCAGGCTTTTGAGGAAATATTTTTCAAGCGTGTGGGTTGTTTTTTTTCTTTCTTCATTGATCTTTGGTTTAATCCACTGGTCCTTGGGTTTGCACGCCATCATTACCACTGCCTTGTGGGGCATCCTGCCTCTAATGGTTATGTGGAAGACCGGCTCGGTAATCCCGTCAATCGTGGCGCATATTGTTACGAATGTAATCTCCTTTTCCGGCGTGACCCCTGAGCATTGGTTTCATTTTTTACCCTGA
- a CDS encoding B12-binding domain-containing radical SAM protein, translated as MKILLLQNSPFVTHRSWNYLEHLGLGFLEKVLRDHDFLVDVFDATWNWDDVGTAVKRARPPHDPYDLLGFSVNRSNFTATAETIKKLRARGFKGHIVLGGYFPTFHFEKILRHFPEIDSIVLGHGENTFLRLCQNLRDSKSAEDIPGLAFRSNQKDIHFSPNFETEAFLSTVGIPVHRPRYGVARMITSRGCYWRCSFCCINAFDRYNFKTKHYRRKLDEVLEEVDLLVNHHQVNHIWFSDMEFIGRDQDFIRDFCDHIIKKRYNLTFEADCRVDSLNEPLVKKLSKAGFAALFLGVESFADRQTDDYNKFKKDFNKNDIFKTVAMLKKYDITPRFGFIMFDKNTTCDELRLNHEVISTTVGYGTLDGLANKLAVLPGTKIESEYIKDSDHCFQVAINKNNRLKPHLYYMQYEFQDPQVRFLYEVSFSYRNKIIRLQELFDSHLKKGSLSYGKHTAILWDLRDLFKPIFDRLLSLIKDASPPFHFPDKLRHELDDILVDYCAQFGLSPKAIRDILEEEYRNPGMPHP; from the coding sequence ATGAAAATTTTACTGCTTCAAAACAGCCCGTTTGTCACTCATCGTTCCTGGAACTATCTGGAACACCTTGGGCTTGGTTTCCTGGAAAAAGTCCTGAGAGATCATGACTTTCTCGTGGATGTTTTCGATGCGACCTGGAATTGGGACGATGTGGGAACGGCAGTTAAGAGAGCGCGGCCACCCCACGATCCTTATGACCTTTTAGGATTTTCCGTCAACCGCTCCAACTTTACGGCCACAGCAGAAACGATAAAAAAACTCAGAGCCAGGGGCTTTAAAGGACATATCGTCCTGGGCGGTTATTTCCCGACCTTTCATTTTGAAAAGATACTGCGCCACTTCCCTGAAATTGACTCGATCGTTCTCGGGCACGGAGAAAATACCTTCCTCAGGCTTTGTCAGAATCTTCGAGACAGCAAGTCTGCGGAAGATATCCCGGGCCTGGCGTTTCGTTCAAATCAAAAAGATATTCATTTCAGTCCAAATTTCGAAACAGAGGCCTTCTTAAGTACAGTGGGTATCCCCGTCCACCGCCCCCGATACGGCGTGGCCAGAATGATTACCAGCCGTGGATGCTATTGGAGGTGCAGCTTTTGCTGTATCAATGCGTTCGACCGGTATAATTTCAAAACAAAACATTACCGCCGCAAACTGGATGAGGTTCTGGAAGAGGTTGACCTGCTGGTTAATCACCATCAGGTAAATCACATCTGGTTTTCAGATATGGAATTCATCGGCCGGGATCAAGATTTTATTCGGGATTTTTGTGATCATATAATCAAAAAGAGATACAACCTCACGTTTGAAGCGGATTGCCGCGTTGATTCCCTGAACGAACCTCTTGTCAAAAAGCTTTCCAAAGCCGGATTTGCGGCCTTATTTCTGGGTGTGGAAAGTTTTGCCGACCGCCAAACCGATGACTATAATAAATTCAAAAAAGATTTTAATAAAAATGACATCTTCAAAACCGTTGCCATGCTCAAGAAATACGATATCACCCCCCGGTTTGGGTTTATCATGTTTGACAAGAACACCACTTGCGACGAACTCCGGCTCAATCATGAGGTCATATCCACCACGGTTGGATACGGTACTTTGGACGGCCTGGCCAACAAACTGGCCGTGCTGCCAGGAACAAAAATTGAATCCGAATATATAAAAGACAGCGATCACTGCTTTCAGGTGGCGATCAATAAGAATAATCGTCTCAAACCTCACCTCTATTACATGCAATATGAGTTTCAGGATCCGCAGGTCAGATTTTTATATGAAGTCAGTTTTTCATATCGCAATAAGATCATCCGCCTCCAGGAGTTATTCGATTCCCATTTAAAAAAAGGGAGTTTGTCGTATGGCAAGCATACAGCCATCCTCTGGGATCTGCGTGACCTCTTCAAGCCGATCTTTGACCGGTTACTCTCCCTGATTAAAGACGCCAGTCCGCCGTTTCATTTTCCAGATAAGTTAAGGCATGAACTGGATGATATCCTGGTGGACTACTGCGCTCAGTTCGGGCTCTCTCCAAAGGCCATTCGAGATATCCTTGAGGAGGAGTACCGGAACCCTGGCATGCCGCACCCATGA